In Arvicola amphibius chromosome 1, mArvAmp1.2, whole genome shotgun sequence, one DNA window encodes the following:
- the Maea gene encoding LOW QUALITY PROTEIN: E3 ubiquitin-protein transferase MAEA (The sequence of the model RefSeq protein was modified relative to this genomic sequence to represent the inferred CDS: inserted 1 base in 1 codon), producing the protein MAVQESAAQLSMTLKVQEYPTLKVPYETLNKRFRAAQKNIDRETSHVTMVVAELEKTLSSCPAVDSVVSLLDGVVEKLSVLKRKAVESIQAEDESAKLCKRRIEHLKEHSSDQPAAASMWKRKRMDRMMVEHLLRCGYYNTAVKLARQSGIEDLVNIEMFLTAKEVXESLRGRETATCLAWCHDNKSRLRKMKSCLEFSLRIQEFIELVRQNKRLDAVRHARKHFSQAEGSQLDEVRQVMGMLAFPPDTHISPYKDLLDPARWRMLIQQFRYDNYRLHQLGNSSVFTLTLQAGLSAIKTPQCYKEDGSSKSPDCPVCSRSLNKLAQPLPMAHCANSRLVCKISGDVMNENNPPMMLPNGYVYGYNSLLSIRQDDKVVCPRTKEVFHFSQAEKVYIM; encoded by the exons GTGCCCTATGAGACACTGAATAAACGCTTCCGAGCTGCCCAGAAAAACATTGATCGGGAGACCAGCCACGTCACCATGGTGGTAGCTGAGCTTGAGAAGACCTTGAGTAGTTGCCCAGCTGTGGACTCTGTGGTCAGCCTACTGGATGGTGTGGTGGAGAAGCTGAGTGTCCTCAAGAGGAAG GCAGTAGAGTCCATCCAGGCTGAGGATGAGAGTGCCAAGCTCTGCAAACGTAGGATCGAGCACCTCAAGGAGCACAGCAGTGACcagccagcagcagccagcaTGTGGAAACGGAAGCGCATGGACCGCATGATGGTGGAGCATCTCCTGCGCTGTGGCTACTACAACACAGCTGTGAAATTGGCTCGCCAGAGTGGCATTGAG GACCTTGTGAATATCGAGATGTTCCTGACAGCCAAAGAAG GAGAATCCTTGAGAGGGCGTGAGACGGCCACCTGCCTTGCCTGGTGCCATGATAACAAGTCCCGACTCCGGAAGATGAAG AGCTGCCTAGAGTTCAGCCTCAGGATTCAGGAGTTCATTGAACTTGTTCGGCAGAACAAACGCCTGGATGCTGTGAG ACATGCAAGAAAGCACTTCAGTCAGGCTGAAGGGAGCCAGCTGGATGAGGTTCGCCAGGTCATGGGCATGTTGGCCTTCCCTCCAGATACACACATCTCCCCATATAAG gACCTTCTGGACCCAGCCCGGTGGCGGATGCTGATCCAGCAGTTTCGATATGACAACTACCGACTGCACCAGCTAGGAAACAGCTCCGTCTTCACCCTCACCCTGCAGGCTGGGCTCTCGGCAATAAAGACACC ACAGTGCTACAAGGAGGATGGCAGCTCCAAGAGCCCCGACTGCCCTGTGTGCAGCCGCTCTCTGAACAAACTGGCGCAGCCCCTTCCCATGGCTCACTGCGCCAACTCCCGCCTGGTCTGCAAGATCTCTGGTGACGTGATGAATGAGAACAACCCACCCATGATGCTGCCTAATGGCTATGTCTATGGCTACAAT TCTCTGCTTTCTATCCGTCAAGATGATAAAGTTGTTTGCCCAAGAACCAAAGAAGTCTTCCACTTCTCCCAAGCTGAGAAAGTATACATCATGTAG